From the genome of Mycetocola spongiae, one region includes:
- a CDS encoding CaiB/BaiF CoA transferase family protein — translation MSETQALGGITVVDFTQVYMGPSCTQMLGDFGANVIKVERPGLGDISRNSFPDRDGQDNPIFLSINRNKRSLSVDTRTEEGKSVLREIIATADVVVSNFRSGVMERMGFGYEELAATNPRLIWASGTGFGNTGPYAAKGGQDVIAQAYSGVMWRRESADTPLSVYPTTLADYTTGMHLMQGILLALRSREATGHGQKVEVTMYDSMLHMQMQEACMQLNRGYEVNWGAMPLSGVFATSDGAVTMVGGFTENALHHISRALELDEDLSLRPEYATLQEQFDRKPELQAIFRAEFPKRTTAEWTDRLEAEGLLNAPVFTLEDTLNDAQTAANNMIVEAEHPTVGTVRMLAAPIHLSGTPARVGRAAPRLGEHNREILAENGFDEATINRLHELGVLR, via the coding sequence ATGAGCGAGACACAGGCCCTGGGGGGCATCACCGTGGTGGACTTCACCCAGGTTTATATGGGGCCCAGCTGCACCCAGATGCTCGGGGATTTTGGGGCCAATGTCATCAAGGTGGAGCGCCCGGGCCTCGGCGATATCTCCCGCAATTCCTTCCCCGACCGGGACGGCCAGGACAACCCGATTTTCCTCTCGATCAACCGCAATAAGCGCAGCCTCTCGGTGGATACCCGCACCGAGGAGGGCAAGAGTGTGCTGCGCGAGATCATCGCGACCGCCGATGTGGTGGTATCCAATTTCCGCTCCGGCGTGATGGAGCGGATGGGCTTTGGTTATGAGGAGCTCGCGGCCACCAATCCGCGGCTGATCTGGGCCTCGGGCACCGGCTTTGGAAATACCGGACCCTACGCGGCCAAGGGCGGTCAGGACGTGATCGCGCAGGCCTATTCGGGCGTGATGTGGCGGCGCGAGAGTGCCGATACGCCGCTCTCGGTCTATCCCACAACCCTCGCCGATTACACCACGGGCATGCACCTGATGCAGGGCATTCTGCTGGCCCTGCGCTCGCGCGAGGCCACCGGCCACGGCCAAAAGGTGGAGGTCACGATGTACGACTCGATGCTGCATATGCAGATGCAGGAGGCCTGCATGCAGCTCAACCGGGGCTATGAGGTGAACTGGGGTGCGATGCCGCTGAGCGGGGTTTTTGCCACGAGCGACGGCGCCGTAACCATGGTGGGTGGCTTCACCGAGAACGCGCTGCACCATATCTCGCGCGCGCTGGAGCTGGACGAGGACCTTTCGCTGCGCCCCGAATACGCGACGCTGCAGGAACAATTTGACCGCAAACCCGAGCTACAGGCCATCTTCCGCGCCGAGTTCCCCAAGCGCACCACCGCCGAGTGGACCGACCGGCTCGAGGCCGAGGGCCTGCTGAACGCCCCGGTATTCACGCTGGAGGACACGCTGAATGACGCGCAGACCGCCGCGAATAACATGATCGTCGAGGCCGAGCATCCCACCGTGGGAACCGTGCGCATGCTCGCCGCGCCCATCCACCTCTCGGGCACCCCGGCCCGGGTGGGCAGGGCCGCGCCGCGCCTCGGGGAACATAACCGCGAGATCCTCGCCGAGAACGGATTTGACGAGGCCACCATCAACCGACTGCATGAGCTGGGGGTATTGCGATGA
- a CDS encoding AzlD domain-containing protein — translation MTLWQIVLLASILGLGMKLLGYSLPQWWLERPLIARATDLLTIGLLGALVAVQTTAHADGLILDARLPALAVAAILLAFRVPFLAVVLAAAITAALLRALTGMG, via the coding sequence ATGACGCTGTGGCAGATCGTATTGCTCGCCTCGATCCTGGGGCTGGGGATGAAGCTGCTGGGTTATAGCCTGCCGCAGTGGTGGCTCGAGCGGCCGCTGATCGCGCGCGCCACCGATCTGCTCACGATTGGCCTGCTGGGGGCCCTGGTGGCCGTTCAGACGACCGCACACGCGGATGGCCTGATCCTGGATGCCCGGCTGCCCGCGCTGGCCGTGGCGGCCATCCTGCTGGCCTTCCGGGTGCCGTTCCTCGCCGTGGTGCTGGCGGCAGCGATAACCGCGGCGCTGCTGCGCGCGCTCACAGGTATGGGATAG
- a CDS encoding MFS transporter → MLDNAVQTAAPSRKFTPDVSRALRGLGLGNAMEWYDWMIFGLLSAFIGPNFFPSDNALSATLGALAVFAIGFAFRPLGGILLGTLADRIGRRRIMLLSVGLMSVTTLIIAIAPTYQQIGVWAGVILLACRIFQGISAGVEAPLSTSHALELAPEGREGMVAGLMSFYVNFGILIASLTAFACTSILGAEVMADWGWRVPFALGALFGLVVLIIRRTLPETMAPEELAENTTRRIWGAIRKHWMAILAIVFIVGAVQAYNYAWTVGLPNSARATFGENPTAVFAVSSALAFVMLIGSWVVGRLADGRSMSKWFIVSRLLAIPSVFLMLLYVAPGMGGFTAVMLGGSVVLVLNMTLYNVVSSTLLPKACRGTGVAVGYGVGVAVFGGTASYLLVWLQSVGATWVFPVYVAVLCALSLVFYLLARARTGLFIGN, encoded by the coding sequence ATGCTAGACAACGCCGTCCAGACCGCAGCCCCCTCCCGAAAATTCACCCCCGATGTCAGCCGCGCCCTGCGCGGACTGGGCCTCGGGAACGCCATGGAATGGTACGACTGGATGATCTTCGGACTCCTCTCGGCCTTTATCGGGCCCAATTTTTTCCCCTCCGATAACGCCCTCTCGGCCACGCTCGGCGCGCTCGCCGTATTCGCCATCGGCTTTGCCTTCCGCCCCCTCGGCGGAATCCTGCTGGGGACCCTGGCCGACCGCATCGGCCGCCGCCGAATCATGCTGCTCTCGGTGGGGCTGATGTCGGTGACCACGCTGATCATCGCAATCGCGCCGACCTATCAGCAGATCGGCGTCTGGGCCGGCGTGATCCTCCTCGCCTGCCGCATCTTCCAGGGCATCTCCGCGGGGGTGGAGGCCCCGCTATCCACCTCACACGCGCTCGAACTCGCCCCCGAGGGGCGCGAGGGCATGGTGGCCGGGCTCATGTCGTTTTATGTGAACTTCGGAATCCTGATCGCCTCGCTCACGGCGTTTGCCTGCACCTCGATCCTCGGTGCCGAGGTGATGGCCGACTGGGGCTGGCGCGTGCCCTTTGCCCTCGGTGCCCTCTTTGGCCTGGTGGTCCTGATCATCCGGCGCACGCTGCCCGAGACCATGGCCCCCGAGGAGCTCGCCGAGAACACCACCCGCCGCATCTGGGGCGCGATCCGCAAGCACTGGATGGCGATCCTCGCGATTGTTTTCATCGTGGGAGCCGTGCAGGCCTATAACTACGCCTGGACCGTGGGGCTGCCCAACTCGGCCCGCGCCACCTTTGGCGAAAACCCCACCGCGGTCTTCGCGGTGAGCTCCGCCCTGGCCTTTGTGATGCTGATCGGTAGCTGGGTGGTGGGCCGCCTGGCCGATGGCCGCTCGATGTCGAAGTGGTTTATCGTCTCGCGGCTGCTCGCGATCCCCTCGGTGTTCCTGATGCTGCTCTATGTGGCACCCGGAATGGGCGGATTCACCGCCGTGATGCTGGGCGGATCCGTGGTGCTGGTGCTGAATATGACGCTCTATAACGTCGTCAGTTCAACCCTGCTCCCCAAGGCCTGCCGCGGAACCGGTGTGGCCGTGGGCTATGGCGTGGGTGTGGCCGTCTTCGGCGGCACCGCCTCCTATCTGCTGGTCTGGCTGCAGTCCGTCGGCGCTACCTGGGTCTTCCCGGTCTACGTCGCGGTGCTGTGTGCCCTGAGTCTTGTGTTTTATCTGCTGGCCCGCGCTCGGACCGGCCTCTTCATCGGAAACTAA
- a CDS encoding AzlC family ABC transporter permease has protein sequence MSGAAARGWVREYRGSAEVRAVIRQSLAVAAATSLYGVSFGALAVASGLSIGQACVLSLLLFSGGSQFALIGVLASGGIASGAPATLGSTLLGARNAVYGMRMRQIIGGSFWRRLAAAWITIDESTAVALAQRTRRLQRVGFWVTGIGIYLGWNLSSALGAVIGDLLGDTRAFGLDAAAAAAFLALLWPRLKNLETVAVAVSAALLAVLLTPALPPGLPIIGAALLAVLLGLAGWRADGGVRRVRGRVRP, from the coding sequence ATGAGTGGGGCCGCGGCGCGCGGATGGGTGCGCGAGTATCGGGGGAGCGCCGAGGTGCGTGCGGTTATCCGGCAATCGCTCGCGGTAGCGGCGGCGACAAGCCTCTACGGCGTGAGTTTTGGTGCGCTTGCGGTGGCCTCGGGCCTGAGCATCGGGCAGGCCTGTGTGCTGAGCCTGCTGCTGTTTTCCGGGGGATCGCAGTTTGCGCTGATCGGGGTGCTCGCCTCGGGCGGCATCGCCAGCGGCGCCCCCGCGACGCTGGGTTCCACGCTGCTGGGCGCGCGGAATGCGGTCTACGGGATGCGGATGCGCCAGATCATCGGCGGGTCGTTCTGGCGACGCCTCGCCGCGGCCTGGATCACGATCGACGAGTCCACGGCGGTGGCGCTGGCCCAGCGCACGCGCCGCCTGCAACGGGTGGGGTTCTGGGTCACCGGGATCGGAATCTATCTGGGCTGGAACCTCTCCAGCGCGCTCGGGGCGGTGATCGGCGATCTGCTCGGGGATACCCGCGCCTTTGGGCTGGATGCCGCGGCGGCCGCGGCCTTCCTGGCACTGCTCTGGCCGCGCCTGAAAAACCTGGAAACCGTGGCGGTCGCGGTCTCCGCGGCGCTGCTCGCGGTGTTGCTGACCCCGGCGCTGCCGCCCGGGCTTCCGATCATCGGTGCGGCCCTGCTCGCCGTGCTGCTGGGTCTCGCGGGGTGGCGCGCGGACGGCGGGGTGCGCCGGGTGCGCGGGAGGGTGCGGCCATGA
- the efeO gene encoding iron uptake system protein EfeO — MKNPRPLAALTGTAALALVLTGCVANNPAAAAITVGITDDTCVVSTDSTAAGTIKFTVTNNGTQVNEFEILAEDKLRIVGEKENITPGQTVDYVAHLNPGTYYTECKLGMVGKGIGTAAFTVTGEAVKLDANEQERTDLAVANYVGYVKDQVGELLPAVKEFTAAYRAGDDETARRLYPLTRVHYERIEPTAEAFGDLDPKIDFREPMAEEDGINFTGFHAIEKNLWAPEGYTPADQAGRTALADGLDENVQELYDLVYAPDFTVSLADISNGAIGLLDEVAGSKITGEEDEFSHTDLYDFQANVEGASVAFGNVREIAEASGEEGKTLSATIERRFTALNELLAQHGSLADGFVSYTDLSTAQVKELSDSINALSEPLSKLTHTVLGIAE; from the coding sequence ATGAAAAATCCCCGCCCCCTCGCCGCGCTCACCGGCACCGCCGCGCTCGCCCTCGTGCTGACCGGCTGCGTGGCCAATAACCCCGCGGCCGCGGCCATCACCGTGGGCATCACCGATGACACCTGCGTGGTGAGCACCGATAGCACGGCGGCCGGCACGATTAAATTCACCGTGACCAATAACGGCACCCAGGTGAACGAGTTTGAGATCCTCGCCGAGGATAAGCTGCGCATCGTTGGCGAGAAGGAAAATATCACCCCCGGCCAGACCGTGGACTATGTGGCCCACCTCAACCCGGGCACGTACTATACCGAGTGCAAGCTCGGCATGGTGGGCAAGGGTATCGGCACCGCCGCATTCACCGTGACCGGTGAGGCCGTGAAGCTTGATGCCAATGAGCAGGAGCGCACCGACCTCGCCGTGGCCAATTATGTGGGCTATGTCAAGGATCAGGTGGGCGAGCTGCTGCCCGCGGTCAAGGAGTTCACCGCCGCCTATCGTGCGGGAGACGACGAGACCGCGCGCCGCCTCTACCCCCTCACCCGCGTGCACTATGAGCGCATCGAGCCCACCGCCGAGGCCTTTGGTGACCTGGATCCGAAGATCGACTTCCGCGAGCCGATGGCCGAGGAGGACGGCATCAACTTCACCGGATTCCACGCGATCGAGAAAAACCTCTGGGCCCCCGAGGGCTATACCCCCGCGGATCAGGCGGGACGCACCGCCCTGGCCGATGGGCTGGACGAAAACGTCCAGGAGCTTTATGACCTGGTCTACGCCCCCGATTTCACGGTGAGCCTGGCCGATATCTCCAATGGCGCGATTGGCCTGCTGGACGAGGTCGCCGGTTCCAAGATCACGGGCGAGGAGGACGAGTTCAGCCATACCGATCTCTACGATTTCCAGGCAAATGTGGAGGGCGCCTCGGTGGCCTTTGGCAATGTGCGGGAGATCGCCGAGGCCTCGGGCGAGGAGGGCAAAACCCTCTCCGCCACGATCGAGCGCCGCTTCACCGCGCTCAACGAGCTGCTCGCCCAGCACGGTTCGCTCGCGGACGGCTTCGTGAGCTATACCGATCTGAGCACCGCGCAGGTAAAGGAGCTCTCCGATAGCATCAACGCGCTATCCGAGCCGCTGTCCAAGCTCACCCATACCGTGCTGGGTATCGCGGAATAA
- a CDS encoding aminoglycoside phosphotransferase family protein — protein sequence MAFLPEADIRIDEALVSRILRTGAPSLAHHTPVASGEGFDAVIYRIGPEHAIRLPRRAYASGIIETEQRWLPLLSEGVDTATPVALIAGQASADFPRPWSIVPWIEGETVASVPPASRDHLAAPLAHFVGSFQRAAPASAPENSYRGGPLAHRDHSVRERLASGRIAQADQLLEIWEQALRAPQWTGLSLWLHGDLHPNNLICRTAEDGEMDLAGVIDFGDLTAGDPATDVATAWLTLEPAAREEFFNGFEPCYDVDGPLLERAQGWALLMASAMITEAGDNPVLTAVAEHTFSQLLSEERGLF from the coding sequence ATGGCATTTTTACCCGAAGCCGACATCCGGATCGACGAGGCCCTCGTCTCGCGCATTCTGCGCACCGGGGCACCCTCGCTCGCGCATCACACGCCGGTGGCCTCGGGTGAGGGTTTTGACGCGGTCATTTACCGCATCGGCCCCGAGCATGCGATCCGCCTGCCGCGGCGCGCCTATGCCTCGGGCATCATCGAAACCGAGCAGCGCTGGCTGCCGCTGCTGAGCGAGGGCGTGGATACCGCCACCCCGGTGGCCCTGATTGCCGGGCAGGCGAGCGCCGATTTCCCGCGCCCGTGGTCGATTGTGCCGTGGATCGAGGGCGAGACCGTCGCGAGCGTTCCGCCCGCAAGCCGCGATCACCTCGCGGCCCCGCTGGCCCATTTTGTTGGCTCCTTTCAGCGCGCGGCCCCGGCCAGCGCGCCCGAAAACTCCTATCGTGGTGGCCCCCTCGCGCATCGCGATCACAGCGTGCGCGAGCGACTGGCCTCGGGCAGAATTGCGCAGGCCGATCAGCTCCTGGAAATCTGGGAGCAGGCGCTGCGTGCCCCGCAGTGGACCGGCCTCTCGCTGTGGCTGCACGGCGATCTGCACCCCAATAACCTCATCTGCCGCACCGCCGAGGACGGCGAGATGGATCTCGCGGGCGTGATCGATTTTGGCGATCTGACCGCGGGCGATCCCGCCACCGATGTGGCCACCGCGTGGCTCACCCTGGAACCGGCGGCGCGCGAGGAGTTTTTTAACGGCTTTGAGCCCTGCTACGACGTGGACGGCCCGCTGCTGGAGCGCGCGCAGGGCTGGGCGCTGCTGATGGCCAGCGCCATGATCACCGAGGCCGGGGATAATCCCGTCCTGACCGCCGTGGCGGAACACACATTTTCGCAGCTGCTCTCCGAGGAGCGCGGGCTCTTTTAA
- a CDS encoding helix-turn-helix domain-containing protein: protein MVDDDNNLAPGQVKALLTTIGSQVRTLRKERGLTLNALSETTGLSPAIVSQIERGLANPSFTTLAQLAHGLEIPVGKFFSAAEESRSPVVRKADRRNLKGVSRKSVGEAVYELLTPDLNGMIEAHWIVSPPGHNTSDTPFRHGGEEFGIILSGRKDVYLDGVCYTLDAGDSITYSSEIPHWYVNSYDETCVAIWVNTPPTW, encoded by the coding sequence ATGGTTGATGACGATAATAACCTCGCTCCCGGCCAGGTTAAAGCCCTGCTGACCACGATCGGTTCCCAGGTGCGGACGCTGCGCAAGGAACGAGGGCTCACCCTTAATGCGCTGTCCGAGACCACGGGCCTGAGCCCGGCCATCGTGTCACAGATCGAGCGCGGCCTCGCGAACCCGTCGTTTACGACACTCGCCCAGCTCGCTCACGGACTGGAAATCCCGGTGGGAAAGTTTTTTTCCGCCGCCGAGGAATCCCGTTCGCCCGTCGTTCGCAAGGCCGACCGACGCAACCTTAAAGGAGTATCGCGCAAGTCCGTGGGGGAGGCCGTATATGAGCTTCTCACCCCGGACCTCAACGGTATGATCGAGGCCCATTGGATCGTTAGTCCCCCCGGCCATAACACCAGCGATACCCCGTTCCGGCACGGCGGCGAGGAATTTGGCATCATCCTCTCCGGCCGCAAGGATGTCTATCTTGATGGCGTGTGCTACACGCTTGACGCGGGTGATTCCATCACCTACTCCTCCGAAATACCTCACTGGTATGTGAACTCCTACGATGAAACCTGCGTGGCCATCTGGGTGAATACGCCACCCACCTGGTAG
- the efeU gene encoding iron uptake transporter permease EfeU has translation MFANYLIGLRKGLEAALIVGILIAYLVKIDRRDLLGRVWLGIAIALALSIGVGAALTWGPYGLTFQAQEILGGGLSIIAVGFVTWMIFWMGKTAKDLKGNLHSGIDRAAAGTGWGVVLLAFLSVGREGIETALFILARVGPGSSEAGALGGALLGILTAVVIEILIYRGLIRINLGTFFTWTGYALIVVAAGVLAYGIGDLQEAGALPGWGISAFDISAAIPPTSWYGTLLGGFLNFTPSPTWLQLGAWLAYLLICITAFYRISSHRGPRATASTTPLSPGVSA, from the coding sequence GTGTTCGCTAACTACCTCATTGGCCTGCGCAAGGGGCTGGAAGCCGCCCTTATCGTGGGCATCCTCATCGCCTATCTGGTCAAGATCGACCGCCGCGATCTGCTCGGTCGGGTCTGGCTGGGCATCGCGATCGCCCTCGCCCTGTCCATCGGCGTGGGCGCCGCCCTCACCTGGGGCCCCTATGGGCTCACGTTTCAGGCGCAGGAGATCCTCGGCGGCGGCCTGTCCATTATTGCCGTGGGTTTTGTCACCTGGATGATCTTCTGGATGGGCAAAACCGCCAAGGATCTCAAGGGCAATCTGCACTCCGGAATCGACCGCGCCGCGGCCGGAACCGGCTGGGGCGTCGTGCTCCTGGCCTTCCTCAGCGTGGGCCGCGAGGGCATCGAAACCGCCCTGTTTATCCTGGCCCGGGTGGGCCCGGGATCCAGCGAGGCGGGCGCCCTCGGCGGCGCACTGCTGGGCATCCTCACGGCCGTAGTGATCGAGATCCTCATCTATCGCGGCCTGATCCGCATCAACCTCGGCACGTTTTTCACCTGGACCGGTTATGCGCTGATCGTTGTGGCCGCGGGTGTGCTCGCCTACGGCATCGGCGATCTTCAGGAGGCCGGCGCACTCCCCGGCTGGGGCATCTCCGCGTTTGATATCAGCGCCGCCATCCCGCCCACCAGCTGGTACGGCACGCTGCTCGGGGGCTTCCTCAACTTCACCCCGTCCCCCACCTGGCTTCAGCTCGGCGCCTGGCTCGCCTATCTGCTGATCTGCATCACCGCTTTTTATCGCATCAGTTCGCACCGCGGGCCCCGCGCCACGGCATCCACCACCCCCCTCTCCCCTGGAGTCTCCGCATGA
- a CDS encoding enoyl-CoA hydratase-related protein, with the protein MTYAFEGNRDGVNVEVRDHVAHVTIDRPEVLNAVDRVTHDRLCAIWDGIEQNRGVHLVVITGAGERAFCAGADMSTGGVGKTGVEYWADLDPNGFGGISLRRTLDIPVIARVNGYALGGGMEIMLGADIIIASETARMGLTEPRMGRLALDGGITQLVRKIPYAQAMGMLLTGRKVEAREAAAMGLVTEVVPADQLDAAVQRWIEDVLACAPSSLRAVKQMVTRTEHMTARDARAARLPALMESLAGTDQDEGVRAFQEKRRPQWKED; encoded by the coding sequence ATGACCTACGCATTTGAGGGAAACCGGGACGGCGTGAACGTGGAGGTGCGCGATCACGTCGCGCATGTCACGATCGACCGGCCCGAGGTGCTCAACGCGGTGGACCGCGTCACCCACGACCGGCTATGCGCGATCTGGGACGGCATCGAACAGAACCGCGGCGTGCACCTCGTGGTGATCACCGGCGCCGGCGAACGGGCGTTTTGCGCCGGGGCCGATATGTCCACGGGGGGCGTGGGCAAAACCGGGGTCGAGTACTGGGCCGACCTGGATCCCAACGGGTTTGGGGGGATTAGCCTGCGCCGCACGCTGGATATCCCCGTGATCGCCCGGGTGAACGGCTATGCGCTGGGCGGGGGCATGGAGATCATGCTCGGCGCGGACATCATCATCGCCTCCGAGACCGCCCGGATGGGGCTGACCGAGCCGCGCATGGGCCGGCTCGCGCTCGACGGCGGCATCACCCAGCTGGTGCGCAAGATTCCCTATGCGCAGGCGATGGGCATGCTGCTGACAGGGCGCAAGGTTGAGGCGCGCGAGGCCGCCGCGATGGGGCTCGTGACCGAGGTGGTCCCCGCCGATCAGCTGGACGCAGCGGTGCAGCGCTGGATCGAGGACGTGCTCGCCTGCGCCCCCAGCTCGCTGCGGGCAGTGAAACAAATGGTGACCCGCACCGAACATATGACCGCGCGCGATGCCCGGGCCGCCCGGCTCCCCGCGCTCATGGAATCGCTGGCCGGAACCGATCAGGACGAGGGGGTGCGCGCCTTCCAGGAGAAGCGCCGCCCGCAGTGGAAGGAAGACTAG
- a CDS encoding FAD-dependent oxidoreductase, translating to MISLDLITRTDDLRAPVISRSDVLVVGGGPAGVAAAVTAARSGVSVTLLERYSALGGLASGGMVLVLDDMVNGPEITVTGIVSEYIDRLKRLGLAVDPPEEDRYASTETWNRWGRYGLFDFHSHVTPKPICYAAAFDPDGWKRVSNDLVREAGVNVRLHSWFSRPIVDNGVIKGVICETKSGPQAFLADVVIDTTGDIDVASRAGASYVQDNYLTTLVFRLGGIDTDAAEKFEQENPAEARALNRKIKRMLGGAWELWWLKTPVPGVVWCNAPHLTGFNGLDPEDMTNAEFLARDRIMETVDFVRENLPGFSGAYVLDVAQQMGVRQTRLLEGEYVMTKEDVTTRRHFADSVARGRDYYYPYRSLLPREVDGLLVAGRHYSATPEAQKSSREIPPCMAMGQAVGVAAALAVDAGIRVRDVNPTDIQAGMHRHGADPGDIPSANATIDAETAVLS from the coding sequence ATGATCTCCCTCGATCTCATCACCCGCACCGACGACCTGCGTGCCCCCGTGATCTCCCGCTCGGATGTCCTCGTGGTGGGCGGAGGCCCCGCCGGGGTCGCCGCGGCCGTGACCGCCGCCCGCTCGGGCGTCTCGGTGACCCTGCTTGAGCGCTATTCGGCGCTCGGCGGGCTCGCCTCGGGCGGCATGGTGCTGGTGCTCGACGATATGGTCAACGGCCCGGAAATCACCGTGACCGGAATCGTGAGCGAGTATATCGACCGGCTCAAGCGCCTGGGTCTCGCCGTGGACCCGCCCGAGGAGGACCGCTATGCCTCCACCGAGACGTGGAACCGCTGGGGACGCTACGGCCTCTTCGATTTCCACTCCCACGTCACCCCGAAGCCGATCTGCTATGCCGCCGCCTTTGACCCGGACGGCTGGAAGCGCGTCTCGAATGACCTCGTGCGCGAGGCCGGCGTGAACGTGCGCCTGCACTCCTGGTTCTCGCGGCCGATCGTGGATAACGGCGTGATCAAGGGCGTGATTTGTGAGACCAAGAGCGGGCCGCAGGCGTTCCTCGCCGATGTGGTGATCGATACCACGGGAGATATCGACGTGGCCTCCCGGGCGGGCGCCAGCTATGTGCAGGATAACTACCTCACCACGCTGGTGTTCCGCCTGGGCGGCATCGATACCGACGCCGCCGAAAAATTCGAGCAGGAGAACCCGGCCGAGGCGCGCGCCCTCAACCGCAAGATTAAGCGCATGCTCGGCGGGGCCTGGGAACTGTGGTGGCTGAAGACCCCCGTGCCCGGCGTGGTGTGGTGCAACGCCCCGCACCTGACCGGGTTTAACGGCCTCGACCCCGAGGACATGACCAATGCCGAGTTCCTCGCCCGCGACCGGATCATGGAGACCGTGGACTTTGTGCGCGAAAACCTCCCCGGGTTCTCCGGGGCCTATGTGCTGGATGTGGCTCAGCAGATGGGGGTGCGCCAGACCCGCCTCCTCGAGGGCGAATATGTGATGACCAAGGAGGACGTGACCACGCGCCGCCACTTCGCCGATTCGGTGGCCCGCGGCCGCGATTATTATTACCCCTATCGCTCGCTGCTGCCGCGCGAGGTGGACGGGCTGCTGGTGGCCGGACGCCATTATTCGGCCACGCCCGAGGCCCAAAAATCCTCGCGCGAGATCCCGCCGTGCATGGCCATGGGCCAGGCCGTGGGGGTGGCCGCGGCGCTCGCCGTGGACGCCGGAATCCGGGTGCGCGACGTGAACCCCACCGATATCCAGGCGGGCATGCACCGGCACGGGGCCGATCCGGGAGATATCCCCTCGGCCAATGCCACGATTGACGCCGAGACGGCGGTGCTCTCATGA
- the efeB gene encoding iron uptake transporter deferrochelatase/peroxidase subunit encodes MSAQRDRDSRQDNPEERAATPADSAGSGEPRPGLSRRALMGLAGAAAGGLAVGGVGGALIGSSVAGSPEATTYPFYGTHQAGIVTPTQDRLHFAAYDLSAAVDREELIALLTDWTIAAERLTRGLEVSERGAVGGSPLAPPDDTGEAHGLDAAGLTITFGFGPTLFRTAEGQDRYGLAERRPGPLVDLPHFSGDTLDPAISGGDLCIQACANDPQVAVHAIRNLSRIAFGRASIRWSQLGFGRTSSTSTRQVTERNLFGFKDGTANIKAEDTAVVDRQVWAGGGDWMAGGSYLVTRKIRMIIETWDRSSLGEQERIFGRNKGEGAPLSGGTEFTPVRLTENGPDGRGLEIDSHVRLAHPESNGGARLLRRGYNYVEGNDNLGRLNAGLFFICFQSDPQKQFIPMQHALGKSDLLNEYIRHIGSGIFAVPPGATPGGYIGQGLFS; translated from the coding sequence ATGTCTGCCCAACGGGACCGGGATTCGCGGCAGGATAACCCGGAGGAACGCGCGGCCACCCCGGCCGATTCCGCCGGGTCCGGGGAGCCCCGTCCCGGGCTGTCCCGGCGGGCCCTGATGGGGCTTGCCGGGGCCGCCGCGGGCGGACTCGCGGTGGGTGGGGTCGGGGGTGCGCTGATCGGATCCTCCGTGGCGGGCTCCCCCGAGGCCACTACCTACCCTTTTTATGGCACGCATCAGGCGGGCATCGTCACCCCCACCCAGGATCGCCTGCACTTTGCCGCCTATGATCTCTCGGCGGCGGTGGACCGCGAGGAGCTGATCGCCCTCCTCACCGATTGGACGATCGCGGCCGAGCGCCTCACGCGCGGCCTTGAGGTCTCCGAGCGCGGCGCGGTGGGCGGATCGCCGCTGGCCCCGCCCGATGACACGGGAGAGGCGCACGGGCTGGATGCCGCCGGGCTCACCATCACGTTTGGCTTTGGGCCCACGCTATTTCGCACGGCCGAGGGCCAAGACCGCTATGGGCTGGCCGAGCGCCGCCCCGGGCCGCTTGTGGACCTCCCGCATTTTTCCGGCGATACCCTCGATCCGGCGATCTCGGGCGGCGATCTCTGCATTCAGGCCTGCGCAAACGATCCGCAGGTGGCGGTGCACGCCATCCGCAATCTCTCCCGAATCGCATTTGGGCGGGCGTCGATCCGCTGGTCGCAGCTGGGATTTGGCCGCACCTCCTCCACCTCCACCCGGCAGGTGACCGAGCGCAACCTCTTTGGGTTTAAAGACGGCACGGCCAATATCAAGGCCGAGGATACCGCGGTGGTGGATCGGCAGGTCTGGGCCGGCGGCGGCGATTGGATGGCGGGCGGCTCCTATCTGGTCACCCGCAAAATCCGGATGATCATCGAGACCTGGGACCGCTCCTCGCTTGGCGAACAGGAGCGCATCTTTGGGCGCAATAAGGGCGAGGGCGCCCCGCTCTCGGGCGGCACCGAGTTCACCCCGGTCAGGCTCACCGAGAACGGCCCCGATGGGCGCGGGCTGGAGATCGACTCGCATGTGCGCCTCGCCCATCCCGAGAGCAACGGCGGCGCTCGGCTGCTGCGCCGCGGCTATAACTATGTGGAGGGCAATGACAACCTGGGCCGCCTGAACGCCGGACTCTTCTTCATCTGCTTCCAATCCGACCCGCAAAAACAATTTATTCCGATGCAGCATGCGCTCGGAAAAAGCGATCTGCTCAACGAGTACATTCGACATATCGGCTCGGGCATTTTTGCGGTCCCACCGGGGGCTACGCCGGGAGGCTATATCGGTCAGGGCCTGTTTAGCTAG